The Pseudoxanthomonas sp. Root65 sequence CCGGCCGGACGCATGGCGTTGACCAACTACCTGATGCAGTCGCTGGTCTGCACGTGGATCTTCTACGGCTACGGGCTGGGCTATTTCGAACAGCTGCCGCGTGCCTGGCAGCCGCTGTTCGCGGTGGTGCTGTTCGGCATTCAGGTGCTGCTGAGCCACCTGTGGCTGTCGCGATTCCGCTTCGGTCCGATGGAGTGGCTGTGGCGCTCGCTGACCTACCTGAAGCCGCAGCCGCTGCGGCTCCGGGCGGGATGACGCCGACTGGCTAGAATGTCGCGGTGAAATCCCCCCACGACGACGTCCTCATCCTCGGCGGCGGCGCCATCGGACTGGCGACCGCGCTGGCGTTGCTGGACGCCGGCCGCGGCGTGCGGGTGATGGACGCCGGGTCGGTCGGTGGCGGTGCCTCGCACGGCAACTGCGGCACCATCACGCCGAGCCACGCACCACCGCTGGCAGCGCCGGGTGTGGTGGCGCAGGCGCTGCGCTGGATGTTCACGCCGGATGCGCCGCTGTACCTCAAGCCTCGCGTCGATCCCGCCCTGTGGCACTGGCTGCTGCGGTTCGCCGCGCGCTGCAATGCGCGCGACTGGCGAACAAGCACGCAGGCGCGGTCGGCGCTGCTCAACGATGCACGCCCGCGGCTTGCGGACTGGGTGGGGCGATATGGCCTGGCCTGCGAGTTCGAGGAAGAAGGGCTCGACTACGTGTTCCGCGATCCGCGCAAGTTCCAGCAGTACGTGGACGAGGCGGCGATGCTGGCGGAGTTCGGTATCGCCACGGAGGTGTTCGACGGCGCCGCGTACGAGCGCGACGAGCCCGCCATGCTGCCCGGCGTGACCGGCGCGATCCGCTTCCCCGGCGATGCGCGCCTGCGTCCGGATCGTTACGTGGCCGAACTGGCGCGCGTGGTGCGCGAACGTGGTGGCCAGATCGAGGAGCAGTGCCGCGTGGACCGGCTGGATACCACGACGACCGGCGTGCGGTTGACGACATCGCAGGGCGCGCGCGAAGGGCGCGAGGCGGTGATCGCCCTGGGCGCGTGGACACCGGCGTTCGCTCGCACGCTGGGACTGAAGGCGCCGATCCAGCCGGGCAAGGGTTACTCGATCACCTATTCGCGTCCTGCCCTCGTGCCGCGCCGTCCGATGGTGCTGAAGGACCGTTCCGTGTGCGTGACGGTCTGGGACAGCGGCTTCCGCTTGGGCAGCACGATGGAGTTCTCCGGCCATGACGACACGCTCAATGAAACGCGGTTGTCGGCGCTTGAGCGAGGCGCGCGCCAATTCCTGCGCGAACCCATGGGAGCCGAGGTCCACGAGCGCTGGTGCGGCTGGCGGCCGATGACCTGGGACGACCTGCCGCTGCTCGGACGCGCACCACGCCATGAGCATGTCTGGCTGGCGGCCGGCCACGGCATGCTCGGCATCAGCATGAGCAGCGCCACCGGCCAGTTGATGGCCGACCTGATGACCGGCCGCACGCCGGCCTTCGATCCCACCCCTTACCGACCGGAGCGATTCGCATGAAACCGCAAGCCTTCGACCTGATCGTGATCGGCGGCGGATCGGGCGGCCTGGCCGGCGCCTTCCGCGCGGCTTCGTACGGCGCCAGGGTCGCGCTGCTGGAACCGAAGGAACTGGGTGGTACCTGCGTCAATGTCGGCTGCGTGCCGAAGAAGGCGATGTGGCTGGCCGCCGATCTGTCGCAACGGATCGCCATGGCGTCGACGCTCGGCTTCGACACCTCACCGCCGACGTTGGACTGGAAGGAATTCATCGTGCATCGCCAGCGCTACATCGCCGGGATCCACGCCAGCTACATGAGGCGGCTGGACGAGAGCGGCGTGGTGCTGATGCCCTGCCATGGCCGTCTTCTGGATGCGAACACCGTGGTCAATGCCGATGGCGTGCAACTCGGTGCGAAGCACGTGCTGATCGCCACTGGCGGCCATCCGGTGCGTCCCGACATCCCGGGTGCCGATCTGGGCAAGGTGTCGGACGATTTCTTCAGCCTGTGCGCCGCGCCGGCGCGCGTGGCGATCGTCGGCGGCGGTTACGTAGCCGTGGAACTGGCCGGCGTGCTGCAGGCGTTGGGCAGCCAGGTGGACGTGTTCGTCCGCGGGCAGCGCCTGCTGGACGGCTTCGACACGCAGATCACCGACGAACTGGCTGCGGACATGCGCCAGCATGGCGTGCGCCTGCATTTCGGGCACGCCGTGGCGGCCCTCGAACGCGCGTCCGACGAGGGGGTGGTGGTGCTGGCCGAAGACGGCACGCACACCGCGCGCTTCGACACGGTGATCTTCGCTACCGGACGTCGTGCGTCGACACGCGACATGGGCCTGGAAGCGACGGGGGTTGCCCTCGATGCGCGCGGCTTCGTGCAGGTGGATGGGCGGCAGGACACCAACATCGCCGGGATCCATGCGGTAGGCGACGTCACTGGCCAGGCGGCGCTGACGCCGGTCGCCATCGCGGCGGCGCGGCGGCTCATGGACCGGCTGTTCGGCGGCCAGCCCGATGCGCGGATGGACTATGCGCAGATCCCGACCGTGGTGTTCTCGCACCCGCCGGTGGGGCAGGTGGGCCTGACCGAGGCCGAGGCGCGCGCGCTGCATGGCGACGCGGTGACGGTGCTGACCACGCGCTTCCGGCCGATGCTGCACGCGCTGGCCGATTCGCCGCAACGCAGCCTGTTCAAGCTGGTCTGCGTGGGCGAGGACAAGCGCGTCGTCGGCCTGCACCTGCTGGGCGAGGGCGCGGACGAGATGCTGCAGGGTTTCGCGGTGGCGTTGAAGAAGGGCATCACCCTGGCCGACCTGCACGACACCGTCGCCCTCCATCCCACCAGTGCCGAGGAAGTCGTGCTGATGCGCTGAGCCGGGCCCGCGGGAGGCGGCGATACAATGGCGGCATGGACACCTACACCCTGCATCGCGGTACCGCGCCGCTGTTCATCAGCCTGCCGCACAACGGCACGGCGCTTCCCGACGACATCGCCGCACGCCTGACGCCGGAGGCACGCCGGGTGCCGGATACCGACTGGCATGTGGCCGACCTCTATGCGTTCGCGCGCACGCTGGGTGCATCGATCATCGTGCCGTCGTATTCGCGCTACGTCGTCGACCTTAACCGGCCGGACGATGACGTGTCCCTCTATCCCGGCCAGAACACCACCGGCCTGTGCCCCACCGTGCGCTTCACTGGCGATCCGGTGTACCTGCCGGACCAGCAGCCCACGCCGGACGAGATCGCCGCGCGGGTCGATACCTACTGGCGCCCCTACCACCAGGCGCTGCAGCAGGAACTGGCACGCATCCACGCCGCGCATGGCCGTGCCGTACTGTGGGAAGGCCACTCGATCCGCAGCGTGGTGCCGTTCCTGTTCGACGGCCGCCTGCCGGACTTCAATCTGGGCACGGCCGGCGGCGCGAGCTGCGTGCCCGCGCTGCAACAGGCGCTGGAAGCCGCGCTGGCCTCGCAGTCGGACTACAGCTACGTGGTCAACGGACGTTTCCGTGGCGGTTACATCACCCGTCACTACGCCGACGTCGCCCGCGGCATCCAGACCGTGCAGCTCGAACTGGCGCAGCTCACCTACATGGACGAAGACAGCTTCGCCTACCTGCCCGAGCGTGCGGCGCGTACGCAGGCGCTGATCCGTCGCCTGCTGGCATGCACGCTGGCGTGAGCCGGTCGCCATGACCCGGCCGAGGGCGGAGGACGAACTGGCGCAGCCGCTGGACGTGGCGCCGGCCGAAGCGATGGACGCACCGCCTGCGCGTCCCGGCCTGCAGGCGGTCAGCCGCTCCGGCTTGCTGCTCGCGGCCTTGGGCGCCATCGCGTTCTCGGGCAAGGCGATCATCGTCAAACTGGGGTATCGCTACGGCGCCGATGCGGTCACGCTGCTGGCCTTGCGCATGCTGGTGGCGTTCCCGTTCTTCCTGGTGATGGGCGTGTGGGCAGCGCGCCGGAGTGCGCCGCTGTCGCGCGCCGACCGCCTGAAGATCGGGCTGCTGGGCTTCCTCGGCTACTACCTGGCCAGCTTCCTCGACTTCGCCGGGCTGGCCTACATCACCGCCACGCTGGAGCGGCTGATCCTCTATCTCACCCCGACGCTGGTGGCGCTGATCGGCTGGCTCGCGCTGGGCAAGCGCATCTCGCGGCGGCAGGTGTTGGCGCTGCTGGTCAGCTATGCGGGCGTGGCGCTGGCCTTCGGGCACGATCTGCAGGCCGGCGGTTCCAGCATCCTGCTGGGTGGCCTGCTGGTGTTCGGCAGCGCGCTCGCCTACGCGCTGTACCTCGTCGGCAGTGGCGAACTGGTGGCGCGCGTCGGCGCGGTGCGGCTGACGGCCTACGCCAGCAGCGTGGCCAGCGTGCTGTGCCTGCTGCAGTTCGTCGTGCTGCGGCCGATGCAGGCGATGGTGCTGCCGTGGGAGGTCTACGCGCTGTCGCTGGTCAACGGCACGCTGTGCACGGTGCTGCCGGTGCTTGCGGTGATGATGGCGGTGGCGCGTATCGGCTCCGCGCTGGCGGCACAGGTCGGCATGATCGGGCCGGTGTCGACCATCGTGCTGAGCCTGCTGCTGCTCGGGGAACCGATGGGGCCGTGGCAGGTGGCCGGCACCGTGCTGGTGATGGCCGGCGTGTTCGTGGTGTCGCAGCAGAAGACGGTCGCGCGCTGAGCCTGCGTCAGTCCGGTACGCTCGCCGCCGCCAGCCATCGCACGACATGCACCAGCGCTTCGCCGTGCGTGTCGCCGGCGAGCCTGCGTTGCTGGTAATGCCGCTGCTGCCCGTGCGCACTGGTGCCGCCGTCCAGGATGCGCCACGCATGGTCGATCTGGCGGGCGCAGTCCAGCGCCGCCACGTCGGCCGCAATGATCTCCAGCGTGCTTTCCAGCATCTCGCGCACGGAGACAAGATCGCCACTGCCGATGTCGATCAGGCCGGCGTCGAAGCCGTGCCGCTGCGCCCGCCACAGGTTCTCCTCGATCACCGCCTGCGCCCCCGCATCCAGCGCGGCATGCAGGCGCGGCGTGCGCTCGAGGTACCGCACCACGCAGCGGAACAGCTGCGCGATCGCAAGCGCGTCGCGTGGATCCGTGCAGGCGTCGGTCACGCGCAGTTCCAGCGTCGGGAAGGCGAGGGAAGGGCGCAATGCCCACCACAGGAAGCTGGCATCGCGGATGGCGCGCGCATCGATCATGCGCCGCACGTAGTCGTCGTATTCGTCCTGGCCGCGGAACAGCGGCGGAAGCCCGGTGCGGGGAATTTCCTGGTACGCCGTCTGCCGATAGCCCATCAGGCCGGTCGCCTGTCCCATCCAGAACGGCGACGAGGTGCTAAGGGCCAGCAGCAGCGGCAGGAACGGCTGCATCCGCGCCATCAAGTGCACGCGCTGCGCCGGATCGGCCGGCTGCACATGCACATGCAGGCCGCACAGCAGATTGCGGTGGCCGAGCATCTGCAGCTCGTCCATCACCTGGTCGTAATGCGGTTTGTCGGTGCTGCGCTGGCCCCGCCACGGCGCAGAGGGATGCGTTCCTGCCGACAGGATGTCCAGGCCATGCGCGCGGGCGATGCCGCCTATCGTGCGCCGCAGGGTGAGCAGGTCATGCTCGGCAGCGCGCGGGTCGTCGTGCACCGCGGTCTGTACTTCCACCTGGGTCTGCAGCATCTCGCTGCCGAAGCGTTCGCCCAGCGCGGCGCGGCAGGCATCGAAGAAACGACGCGGCATGTGCCGCAGGCGCCGGCCGTTGCGCCGCACGAGGAAATATTCCTCTTCCAGACCGAAGGTATAGGGATGCGAGTCGGGTTCCGCTGCCATCCCCGGGTTATCGCACCGGGGCGGTGAACATGATGTTCAAGGGTCGGGCGGGCTGGGCGGCGGCAAGCGAAGCAGCGAGCGGAAGTCGTTTGATGCTGGCAGTTGCCGGGAACCGGTCTGCGGTGGGGCGGTGATCCTGCGCGCGTCGGTGCGACGCGGCGCAGGGTCGCGATCAGACCTCGAGCGACGCCAGATCGCCCTTCGTCTCCAGCCGCGCCGCGCAGAACATCCGACGGACATGGCAACGAGGCCGTCGCAACGGCCCCATCCAACGAATCGCCGCGGTCAGACTTCCAGGGAAGCCAGGTCGCCCTTGGTCTCCAGCCAAGCCTTGCGATCGCTCGCTCGCTTCTTCGCCAGCAGCATGTCCATCAGGCCGTGCGTTTCCGGTGCGTCATCCACGGTCAGCTGCACCAGCCGGCGCGTGTCGGGATGGATGGTGGATTCGCGCAGCTGGGACGGATTCATCTCGCCCAGACCCTTGAAACGGGTGACGTTGACCTGGCCCCGGATCTTCTCGCGCTCGATCTTTTCCAGCAGCAGGCGCTTCTCTTCCTCGTCCAGCGCGTAGAACACCTGCTTGCCCACGTCCACGCGGAACAGCGGCGGCATCGCCACGAACACGTGGCCGGCGTTCACCAGCGCGGGGAAGTGGCGCAGGAACAGCGCGGTCAGCAGCGTGGCGATGTGCAGGCCGTCCGAGTCGGCGTCGGCCAAGATCACCACCTTGCCGTAGCGCAGCCCGCTGATGTCGTCCTTGCCGGGATCGCAACCGATGGCGATGGCCAGGTTGTGCACTTCGTCGGAGGCGAGCACCGAGGTACTGGCGACTTCCCACGTATTGAGGATCTTGCCGCGCAGCGGCAGGATCGCCTGGAAATCCTTGTCGCGCGCCTGCTTGGCGCTGCCGCCGGCCGAGTCGCCTTCCACCAGGAACAGCTCGGTGCGCGAGAGGTCCTGGCTGATGCAGTCGGCCAGCTTGCCGGGCAGGGCGGGACCCTGCGTGACCTTCTTGCGGATGACCTGCTTCTCGGTCTTCAGGCGCGCGCTGGCGCGTTCGATCGCGATCTGCGCGATCTTCTCGCCCAGCTCCACGTGCTGGTTCAGCCACAGGCTGAAGGCGTCGTGCGCGGCGCCTTCGATGAAGCCGGCGGCCTGGCGCGAGGACAGGCGTTCCTTGGTCTGACCGCTGAACTGCGGGTCGGTCATCTTCAGCGACAGTACGAAGGTGACGCGGTCCCACACGTCTTCCGGCGCCAGCTTCACGCCGCGCGGCAGCAGGTTGCGGAAGTCGCAGAACTCGCGCAGCGCATCGGTCAGGCCGCTGCGCAGGCCGTTCACGTGCGTGCCGTGCTGGGCGGTGGGGATCAGGTTGACGTAGCTTTCCTGGACGATCTCGCCCTCCGGCACCCACGCGACCGCCCAGTCGACGACCTCGCTGTCCTTCTTCAGCTGGCCGACGAACAGCTCCGGCGGCAGCAGCTCACGGCCGGCCATCTCGCCGCGCAGGTAATCGCGCAGGCCGTCCTCGTAATGCCAGCTGTCGCGCTCGCCGCTGGCTTCGTCGAACAGGGTGACGTTCAGCCCGGGGCAGAGCACGGCCTTGGCGCGCAGCAGGTGCTTGAGCGCACGCACGTTGAACTTCGGCGTGTCGAAATACTTCGGGTCGGCCCAGAAACGCACGCGCGTGCCGGTGTTCTTCTTGCCCACGCTGCCTACCACTTCCAGCGGGGTGGCGCGGTCGCCGTTGCGGAAGGTGATGCGGTGTTCGCTGCCCTCGCGCTTGATGTGCACTTCCACCAGCGTGGACAGTGCATTGACAACACTGACGCCCACGCCATGCAGGCCGCCGGAGAAGGTGTAGTTCTTGTTGCTGAACTTGCCGCCGGCATGCAGGCGGGTGAGGATCAGTTCCACGCCGGGGATCTTCTCCTCGGGATGGATGTCGACCGGCATGCCGCGTCCGTCGTCGCTGACTTCGCAGCTGCCATCCTTGTACAGGGTGACCTCGATGCTGCCGGCATGGCCGGCCAGGGCCTCGTCCACCGCGTTGTCGATGACTTCCTGCGCCAGGTGATTCGGGCGCGAGGTGTCGGTGTACATGCCGGGGCGGCGCTTGACCGGGTCAAGGCCGGAGAGGACTTCGATGTCGGCGGCGTTGTAGCGGCTGCTCATGGATGCTCGGTTTCTCGGTGCGACGGGCGACGCCAGGGCGCCGCAGTGAACAGGAACGGGTGGACAGTCCACCGCAGGGGCGTCGCAGGGCGCGCGACGCGCTGCGTTCCGCGCCGGGACGGGCCCGGATCGGGCGGCAGTGTGCGGCCAGCCGGGCTTTTTTGCCATGTTCAGTCGAGGGCGGGGCGGCGGGCGCTAGGCTTGCCGCGTGGACAGGGATGCCCTTGGAACGCCGCCCGGCGCCCCCAGATTCCCGTTACCCATGAGGAGTACCGCCATGAAGTCCCGCAACCTGTTGCTGCTCTCCGCCGCCGTCGCCGGTGCGCTGTTCGCGGTCCAGGCGTTCGCTCAGTCGCGCACCGCCAACGATGCCGACAAGCCCAAGCAGGACCAGTCGCAGACCAGCGACCCTTCCGACCCCGAGGCCAAGGCCCGTCGCCGTGCCGCCAACGAGGCCGCCGCCAAGCAGCGCAAGGCCGCCGACGGCCAGCAGAAGAAGGCCGGCGAAGAGGAAGAAGAGCGCAAGCCCTGATCCGTGTCGATCCGCCGGGAGCCTTGCCGCGCAAGGGTTTCCGGTGATCGGACTGTGGCCAGACGCCCCGCTTCGGCGGGGCGTCGCGCTTCCGGGAGACACGTGTTGCCTGTAGACTATGGCTTTCCGGAGCCCCGCCCATGACTCCCCTGATTTTCGTTACCGGCGGCGTTGTGTCCTCGCTAGGCAAGGGCATCGCCGCCGCTTCGCTTGCGTCCATTCTTGAAGCACGTGGCCTGAAGGTCACGATGATGAAGCTGGACCCGTACATCAACGTCGACCCGGGCACCATGAGCCCGTTCCAGCACGGTGAGGTCTACGTCACCGACGACGGCGCCGAGACCGACCTGGACCTGGGCCACTACGAGCGCTTCGTGCGCACGCGCCTGAGCCGCAAGAATTCCGTCACCACCGGCCGGATCTACGAGAACGTGATCCGCAAGGAGCGCCGCGGCGACTACCTGGGCGCCACCGTGCAGGTGATCCCGCACATCACCGACGAGATCCGCCGCTGCATCGACGAGGCCACTGAGGGCTTCGACGTCGCGCTGGTGGAGATCGGTGGCACGGTCGGCGACATCGAATCGCTGCCGTTCCTGGAAGCGATCCGCCAGATCCGCACCGAGCGCGGCCCCGAGAAGGCCCTCTTCATGCACCTGACGCTGGTGCCGTACGTCGCGGCCGCGGGCGAGCTGAAGACCAAGCCCACCCAGCACTCGGTGAAGGAACTGCGCTCGATCGGCATCCAGCCGGACGTGCTGCTGTGCCGCTCCGAGCAGCCGATCCCGGACTCCGAGCGCCGCAAGATCTCGCTGTTCACCAACGTCCCCGAGCGCGCCGTCATCAGCGTGCCGGACGTGGACGTGCTGTACCGCATCCCGATGGGCCTGCACGGCCAGGGGTTGGACGAGATCGTTCTGCGCCAGTTCCGCATCGAGAACGCGAAGGCGGCGGACCTGTCCGAATGGGAAGCGGCGGTTGACGCCACGCTCAACCCGCTGGACGAGGTGACCATCGCCGTCGTCGGCAAGTATGTCGATCACCAGGACGCCTACAAGTCCGTCGGCGAAGCACTCAAGCACGGCGGCCTGCGCCAGCGCACGCGCGTCAACCTCAAGTGGATCGAAGCGCAGGAGCTGGAAGGCACCGACATGGCCCTGCTGCAGGGCGTGGACGGCGTGCTGGTGCCGGGCGGCTTCGGTGATCGCGGCTTCGAGGGCAAGGTGCTGACCTCGCGCTTCGCCCGCGAACAGAAGCTGCCCTACTTCGGCATCTGCTACGGCATGCAGGCGGCGGTCGTCGATTACGCCCGCCATGTCGCCGGGCTGGACAACGCCAACAGCACCGAGAACGACAAGCAGTCGCCGCACCCGGTGATCGGCCTGATCACCGAATGGCGCACCGCGACCGGCGATGTCGAGAAGCGCGACGAGCGCTCCGATCTGGGCGGCACCATGCGCCTGGGCCTGCAGGAACAGCGCCTCAAGCCGGGCACGCTGGCGCGTGATCTGTACGGCAAGGACGTGGTGGCCGAGCGCCATCGTCATCGCTACGAGTTCAACAACCGCTACCGCACGCAACTGGAAGACGCCGGCCTGGTGATCGCCGCCAAGTCGATGGACGATCTGCTGGTGGAGATGGTGGAACTGCCGCGCACCGTGCACCCGTGGTTCCTGGCCTGCCAGGCGCATCCGGAATTCCTGTCCACGCCGCGCGACGGCCATCCGCTGTTCGTCGGCTTCATCCGCGCCGCGCGCGAGAAGAAGGCCGGCGGCAAGCTGTTGAAGGAAGCGCGGGCGTAAATGTTGTTTCCTTCTCCCGCCGGGAGAAGGTGCCCCGAAGGGGCGGATGAGGGTCCGGCGGAATCCAGTATGTTCCCGCCTTCCCGATTCCGCCGTACCCTCACCCCACCCCCTCTCCCGGGGGAGAGGGGCTCAAACGAGAGGTGTTTGAATGAAGCTTTGTGGATTCGACGTCGGCCTTGACCAGCCCCTGTTCCTGATCGCCGGCCCGTGCGTGATCGAATCGATGCAGTTGCAGATCGATGTCGCCGGCCGCCTGAAGGAGATCACAGGCAAGCTGGGGATGAACTTCATCTTCAAGTCCAGCTTCGACAAGGCCAACCGCACCTCCGGCACCAGCTTCCGCGGCCCCGGCATGGAAGAAGGCCTGAAGGTGCTGGACGCGGTGAAGAAGCAGGTCGGCGTGCCGGTCCTGACCGACGTGCACGAATACACGCCCATGGACGAAGTCGCGGCCGTGGTCGACGTGCTGCAGACGCCCGCGTTCCTCGTGCGCCAGACCGACTTCATCAGGAAGGTCTGCGCCGCCGGCAAGCCGGTCAACATCAAGAAGGGTCAGTTCCTGTCGCCGTGGGACATGAAGCCGGTCGTCGAGAAGGCCAAGTCCACCGGCAATCACGACATCATGGTCTGCGAGCGCGGTGCCTCGTTCGGCTACAACAACCTGGTCAGCGACATGCGCTCGCTGAGCGTGATGCGCGATACCGGTTGCCCGGTCGTGTTCGATGCCACGCACTCGGTGCAGTTGCCGGGCGGGCAGGGCACCAGCTCCGGCGGCCAGCGCGAGTTCGTGCCGGTGCTGGCGCGTGCGGCGGTCGCGGTGGGAGTGTCAGGCCTGTTCGCCGAAACGCACCCGGATCCGTCCAAGGCCCTGTCCGATGGCCCGAACGCGTGGCCGCTGGACAAGATGGAAACGCTGCTGGAAACGCTGCTTGCGCTGGACGGCATCACCAAGAAGAATGGTTTTTTGGAGAGCACGGTCTGATGGGATCGGCAGGCGGTCCATCCAGGATGATGCGAGCGGCATCCATAGGTCTGTTGCTGACCTTCGCAGGAGCTCCGCTTTGCGCGGACGCATGCACGACGAACCCACCAATGCGCGCGCCGCCGATCGCCGAACTGGTGCAGACGTCGGACATGGTTGCCATCGTCCATGTCGATCGCATCCATCCACTGACGGCCGAGGAAGCTGCCTTCACCGAGCGCATCTTCAGTGATCCGCCGTTGAACGTACCGATCCGCCTGCCGACCCAGTCCGCCGATGTCACCGTGATGCGCATCCTGAAGGGAACGATCCCGAAAGGAGCTCCCATCGGGAGCGGCACCACCAGCTGCGATGTCGTGCTGATGGAAGGACGCGATTACCTTATCTTTGCCCAGGCGGCGGTCGAGTCAGGCGACAAGATCGAGCCTCGCTACGGCACGTTTATGATCGACCGGAGTCCGCGAAGCCTTGCGGCACTGGCCGAAGTGGAACACTCCCTTTCCTCCAATCCGACCCCGCCATGACCAACATCGCCAAGATCCACGCCCGCGAAATCCTCGATTCCCGCGGCAATCCCACCCTCGAAGCCGAGGTCACGCTGGACGACGGTTCCTTCGGTCGCGCCATGGTGCCGTCCGGCGCCTCGACCGGCACCAAGGAAGCCGTGGAGCTGCGCGACGGCGACAAGACGCGCTACCTGGGCAAGGGCGTGCGCAAGGCGGTGGAGAACGTCAACACCACCATCGCGACCGCGCTGAAGGGCTTCGACGCCGCCGACCAGGAAGGCCTGGACCGTCGCCTGATCGACCTGGACGGTACCGAGAACAAGGGCCGCCTGGGCGCCAATGCGCTGCTCGGCGTGTCGATGGCCAACGCGCATGCGGTGGCCGCGTCCAAGAAGGTCCCGCTGTGGCAGCACCTGGCCAACGGCAACGACGTGACGCTGCCGGTGCCGATGATGAACATCATCAACGGCGGCGCTCATGCCGACAACAACGTGGACTTCCAGGAGTTCATGGTGCTGCCGGTGGGTTTCGACTCGTTCGCTGAATCGCTGCGTGCCGGCACCGAGATCTTCCACTCGCTGAAGTCGGTGCTGAAGGGCCATGGCCTGAGCACGGCGGTCGGCGACGAAGGTGGCTTCGCCCCGGATTTCCGCAGCAACGTGGAAGCGCTGGACACCATCCTGGAAGCCATCGGCAAGGCCGGCTACACCGCCGGCGAGGACGTGCAGCTGGGCTTGGACGTGGCCTCCAGCGAGTTCTTCGACAACGGCAAGTACCATCTGGTCGGCGAGAACAAGCGCCTGACCAGCGAGCAGTTCGTCGATTTCCTCGCCGACTGGGCTGCGCAGTATCCGATCATCACCATCGAAGATGGCTTGGCCGAGGACGACTGGGCGGGTTGGAAGCTGCTGACCGATCGTATCGGCAAGAAGGTGCAGCTGGTCGGCGACGACCTGTTCGTCACCAACCCGAAGATCTTCAAGGAAGGCATCGAGTCCGGCACCGCCAACGCCATCCTGATCAAGGTCAACCAGATCGGCACGCTGACCGAAACGCTGGAAGCCATCGCCATGGCCCACCACGCGAACTACGCCGCCGTCGTGTCGCACCGTTCGGGCGAGACCGAGGACACCACCATCGCCGATATCGCGGTGGCCACGACGGCCACGCAGATCAAGACCGGCTCGTTGTGCCGCAGCGACCGCGTGGCCAAGTACAACCAGCTGCTGCGCATCGAAGAGGCGCTGGGCAGCAAGGCGCGCTACGCCGGCCGCAACGCCTTCGTCTCGTTGAAGAAGTAATCCATGCGCAAGGCGCCCTGGCTGCTGCTGGTGCTGGTACTGCTGCTGGGATGGCTGCAG is a genomic window containing:
- a CDS encoding CTP synthase produces the protein MTPLIFVTGGVVSSLGKGIAAASLASILEARGLKVTMMKLDPYINVDPGTMSPFQHGEVYVTDDGAETDLDLGHYERFVRTRLSRKNSVTTGRIYENVIRKERRGDYLGATVQVIPHITDEIRRCIDEATEGFDVALVEIGGTVGDIESLPFLEAIRQIRTERGPEKALFMHLTLVPYVAAAGELKTKPTQHSVKELRSIGIQPDVLLCRSEQPIPDSERRKISLFTNVPERAVISVPDVDVLYRIPMGLHGQGLDEIVLRQFRIENAKAADLSEWEAAVDATLNPLDEVTIAVVGKYVDHQDAYKSVGEALKHGGLRQRTRVNLKWIEAQELEGTDMALLQGVDGVLVPGGFGDRGFEGKVLTSRFAREQKLPYFGICYGMQAAVVDYARHVAGLDNANSTENDKQSPHPVIGLITEWRTATGDVEKRDERSDLGGTMRLGLQEQRLKPGTLARDLYGKDVVAERHRHRYEFNNRYRTQLEDAGLVIAAKSMDDLLVEMVELPRTVHPWFLACQAHPEFLSTPRDGHPLFVGFIRAAREKKAGGKLLKEARA
- the kdsA gene encoding 3-deoxy-8-phosphooctulonate synthase codes for the protein MKLCGFDVGLDQPLFLIAGPCVIESMQLQIDVAGRLKEITGKLGMNFIFKSSFDKANRTSGTSFRGPGMEEGLKVLDAVKKQVGVPVLTDVHEYTPMDEVAAVVDVLQTPAFLVRQTDFIRKVCAAGKPVNIKKGQFLSPWDMKPVVEKAKSTGNHDIMVCERGASFGYNNLVSDMRSLSVMRDTGCPVVFDATHSVQLPGGQGTSSGGQREFVPVLARAAVAVGVSGLFAETHPDPSKALSDGPNAWPLDKMETLLETLLALDGITKKNGFLESTV
- the eno gene encoding phosphopyruvate hydratase; the protein is MTNIAKIHAREILDSRGNPTLEAEVTLDDGSFGRAMVPSGASTGTKEAVELRDGDKTRYLGKGVRKAVENVNTTIATALKGFDAADQEGLDRRLIDLDGTENKGRLGANALLGVSMANAHAVAASKKVPLWQHLANGNDVTLPVPMMNIINGGAHADNNVDFQEFMVLPVGFDSFAESLRAGTEIFHSLKSVLKGHGLSTAVGDEGGFAPDFRSNVEALDTILEAIGKAGYTAGEDVQLGLDVASSEFFDNGKYHLVGENKRLTSEQFVDFLADWAAQYPIITIEDGLAEDDWAGWKLLTDRIGKKVQLVGDDLFVTNPKIFKEGIESGTANAILIKVNQIGTLTETLEAIAMAHHANYAAVVSHRSGETEDTTIADIAVATTATQIKTGSLCRSDRVAKYNQLLRIEEALGSKARYAGRNAFVSLKK